The nucleotide window TTTCGTGGCGTCGCCGAGGATTGGCACAATGTTCCTCCTCTCCTCGACGAGGGGAACCAGCTCCCTGAGAACCCTTGGGGAGAACTCGACGCCGAAAACCTTCCCCTCCCAGCCAACGATGTCGCTCACGTGGGAAGCCGTTGTTCCGCTGGCAACGCCGAGGTAGAGGACGCTCTTTCCGGGCTTTATGGGGAAGTTCTTGAGACCGTTGAGTATCGCCGCCCCAAGCTTTGAGCGCCTCGGGTTCCATATCCTGTACTCCTCGCCCTCCCACCTGATCGTTCTCTCGCCGTAAACCTTCTGTCCCGGGACGAGGTTTTTGGTCGCTATCTTCTCGCTCCCGTCATCGTCAATGACCGTGAAAACGCCGGGGAACCTGTGCTTTTTAACGTGCATCTACCTCACCTCCTCTCCTTTTTCTTCTTTTTCTTTTTGGGCTTGCCTTCTTTGCCCTTCTTGCCTTTGAACTTTTCTTTGCCCTTCTTCTCCTTTCTGCCCTTGAACTTCCGTCCCTTCTCCTTCTTTGGCTTCTCGGGCTTCCTCTTTGGCGGGTTGGGGTACTTCGACTTTATCTCCTCTATTCTGGCCTCAAGCTCCTTCTTGAGCTCCTCGGCTATGTATTCCCCGGAGAAGTAGTCCACCCTCGCTGCTATCGCGAGCTTTCCAGCTAAGGCCCTGGCCACCTTACCCCTCTGCCACCACGGGGACTTGTTTATGGCAGGATACTGGTAGATTATGCCGTGCTTGGGAGGCTTGGCACCGCTCCTGAGGTGCCTGAATAGGGCCTTCTCCGCCCCAAGAACCTGTATGGTTGATGCCGGCATTATGGCGAGCTCCCTGAGCCCACCGGCAAGGCTTATGAGCCTTGCGCCGAGCTTCGCTCCAACGAGGGCCTTGAGGTTCGGCGCGACGTCGTCCATGGCCTTCTCTATGTACTCCTCTATCTCCTCGCGGAGCTTGTAGAGGCGGTATATCTCCTCCGCAAGGTCCTGTATGACCTTGATGTCCCTTGAATCCATCCATGCACCCATTGATTTCTCAGCCGCGCTCTTTATCTTCGCCACCTTCTCCTCGGAGAAGCGGAGTTCTTCGGCATTTTCCTCGAGGTCTTCCCTCCTTCCAACCAGTCTCACGAAGTCAACGAACTGCTGGTGCCTCGGGAGAAGCTCATCGAGCTCCGGGAAGTGGAGGGTGTACCACTCCCTCAGCCTCGCAACGAGCAGGTTCGTGACCTTATCAATGTCGTCAAGGGCCTCTATGGCCTGGATTACCATCTTATCGCGCGCACCGCTCTGTTCCTGTATTCCGCGCCTCGTCAAAGCCACGCCGACCTCAAAGTAAGCCCCGAACCATTCCTCTCCGAGGAACTCCTCCGGCTTTGAGCGGAGCCTCTCCCCGGCGATGTTTGGGAACTCGAAGTCGGTGTTTGCCCCTGTCTCAGCCTTCACCTTTCTGGCAAGCTCCTGGTGTTCAAAAACCACCTCGTAGCCCTTGTCCATGAGCTCCCTCGTGAGCTCAAGCACTTCCTCCGTGGGTTCTCCCTTGAGGATCTTCTCGAGTGCCTCCTCAGCTCTCGCCCTGAAGGGAATCCTCGTTATCAGGTTACCCTGCTCGTCAAAAGCATAAACTCCAAGCACGTTTTCGCTAACGTAAGCTTTCATACTCATC belongs to Palaeococcus ferrophilus DSM 13482 and includes:
- a CDS encoding fibrillarin-like rRNA/tRNA 2'-O-methyltransferase encodes the protein MHVKKHRFPGVFTVIDDDGSEKIATKNLVPGQKVYGERTIRWEGEEYRIWNPRRSKLGAAILNGLKNFPIKPGKSVLYLGVASGTTASHVSDIVGWEGKVFGVEFSPRVLRELVPLVEERRNIVPILGDATKPEEYRALVPKVDVIFEDVAQPTQAKILIDNAKAYLKNGGYAMISIKSRSIDVTKEPEQVFREVEEELSTYFEVVERLSLEPYEKDHALIVVRKP
- a CDS encoding C/D box methylation guide ribonucleoprotein complex aNOP56 subunit (functions along with aFIB and aL7a; guides 2'-O-methylation of ribose to specific sites in RNAs); amino-acid sequence: MKAYVSENVLGVYAFDEQGNLITRIPFRARAEEALEKILKGEPTEEVLELTRELMDKGYEVVFEHQELARKVKAETGANTDFEFPNIAGERLRSKPEEFLGEEWFGAYFEVGVALTRRGIQEQSGARDKMVIQAIEALDDIDKVTNLLVARLREWYTLHFPELDELLPRHQQFVDFVRLVGRREDLEENAEELRFSEEKVAKIKSAAEKSMGAWMDSRDIKVIQDLAEEIYRLYKLREEIEEYIEKAMDDVAPNLKALVGAKLGARLISLAGGLRELAIMPASTIQVLGAEKALFRHLRSGAKPPKHGIIYQYPAINKSPWWQRGKVARALAGKLAIAARVDYFSGEYIAEELKKELEARIEEIKSKYPNPPKRKPEKPKKEKGRKFKGRKEKKGKEKFKGKKGKEGKPKKKKKKKERR